The genomic DNA GAGAGCAGTGGGGGCGGGGAACGGGCTCGGCACAGCTGGTTCGGTTCTGCCATGTTTTGCATGGCTGGTGCAAAGGGGGGTGGTTCTGATGTCGGTGGAGTgagctcctcactcccaacctgtaGCCCCCGGGGGTGTCCCCcacctctgccggtgcccctcactcccgacccgcagcccctgctaccccagccctgcccccacctctgcggtgcccctcactcccgacccgcagcccctgctaccccagccctgcccccacctctgcggtgcccctcactcccgacccgcagcccctgttagcccggccctgccagtgcccctcactcctgacccgcagcccctgctaccccagccctgcccccacctctgccggtgcccctcactcccgatccgcagccccctgctaacccTGTGCCTCTGAGCGCCGGCTCTGAGATCCGGGGAGTCGTGGCCTGTCTTGCCCCAGGGAGCTGAGCCCCCAGCTCTGGAGCCCAGATATGACGGGGGCTGGTTTCCGTTTGCCCAGCCGAGAACAAAggctccccagtgcctcctgccaacGCTTCCCTTATCAGGGGGGATTAAGACATTTTGCAATTGGGGGGTGGAGGCCCATCAGAGAAGGACAATCCTCCCGCTTTGCTCTGGGGGCTGTTCCGCAAACTGAtaccgggccggggggtggcagAACATGCCAAGTTCCTGCAGGGCCTGGTTACACAATGGGATTTACAGCAATTCCCCCCATCACCCTCCCCATCATCAGCTCAGGGTtcagtgctcctcactcccgacccgcagccccctgctaccccagctctgggttcccccctgcacccagatctgcggtgcccctcactcccgacccgcagccccctgccagcccagctctgccccccaagccctgccagtgcccctcactcctgacccgcagccccctgccagcccagctctgccccccaagccctgccagtgcccctcactcccgacccgcagcccctggtaGCCCGCTCCAGCCTTGGCTCCTtagcaccccctgcagcacccctcccccctgccccccccggttCCCATCAGGTCacccccagggctcaggcctctctTGCTTGGGCatgagacaccccctcccccgttAATCCCCCTGCCCTGCTATCTCGCTGGCACAAGCAGCCCATCAATCACCGAGCTGAACAAATCAACCTGACACCAGCCAATTTAGGGATCAGTGTCAGGTCGCCCGGCTAGTGAGTGGCGATTGTCAGCCCGTCCCCCCGTCACGCGCAGGCCTGCGGCACCTTCCGCTGCCGCTATAAAGCCCCTGGGGGCGCCGGGGGCTGGCACAGACGGGCCATGGCCACCATCGTACTCGCCCTGTTCCTGGCGGGCTGCCCGCTCCTGCGCTGGACGGCCGCCTCCGTGAGTATCTTGGCCCACGCGCCCCTTTGCCAGGGCCAGGGCGGCCCGGAGGCTGAAATCACCTGCCTGCCTTGgacatgggtgaaatcctgccggGGCGACTGGCGATTCCAGGCCTGGCCGTGCTGCGTGCCCATGAAATGTCCCCTGGGTTTCCCCTCCGCCCGCCCCGATCCCCTCTGCCCCGGCCGCTGCACCCTCTGACGCGCtcctccccagaagtggctgcattcccGTGGTGCTTCGGGGAGGGGACATGAGACGTGACGCTTGGGTAACGGGTCCCGCCTGCTCCCCGCTCCCCCTTCCAGGCCGTGCAGAATCTGAGCAGCGTGATGGACGCCAGCGGTCACTGCGTCTGCACCGTCATCCTGCCCGACGACACCTTCCCCCTGCGGCGGATCGAGCTGCTGGAGACGTCCGCCCGCAACCTGACCCTGCGTGTGCAGCGGGAGATGGAGAAggtgaggctggggaggggacggggggagaACCGAGGGGTCAGGGGCCCCGGCTCTGCGTGAGCTCGGGCGAATTCCTTCCCCCCGGGCCAGGGCAGCGtcggccccggggctggggctggtcagGGCAGGCTACGCAAGGGTTGGGGCCGACAGAGCCGCCCTGGAGCAGCCGTTCTCGGGGCACTCAGCCCTGGTGCAAGGCCTGGGCTGCGTGTGGCacagctgccctctgctggcctgGCTCTCGGCaccgtcggggggggggggcgcccccgGCCCTGGCCGCCGAGGGCCAATTTTAGCCCATTTCTTGCCACTAGCGAATCACTCGCCAAACAAGCGTCCCCTGCCCccgctctcccccctccccagggctccgggctcccagcgtCTCAGTGCCAAGGCCAAGCCCAAGGGAACAACGAACGACGTCGTCCCGGGACTCGCCGGGGCCCAGACTCAGCCCACCGGagcgagaccccccccccccgcccctgtcagtctcagccctgcctccccagctccgGGCGCCCCCTGTTCCGGCGCTGGGCGGAGGCCGCTGGACGGTTCTCGTCAATGTCGTTAGTGAAACTGACCCAGGCGCGGAAGGGAACCTTTCCCCCGAACTCCCTCCCCGGGGATCTCGCCTCTGACTCTGTCCTGGCTCGAGGGGAATCTGGCCTCTGTTTCTTGGTTCCCCAGACTGTGAAGTGTTCAGGGGAACAGATTTCTGCTGCCCAGCCGGTGGGTGTGACCGAGACGGGCggggagctccccccacatccAGCCTCCCCCAGGGAGTAACACGGGTGTGAATCCAGAGTCACCCCCGACTGCAGTAGGATcagggctgggttctgatctcagctgctccagtgttaatccagagtcaccccCGACTGCAGTGGGGTCGgggctgggttctgatctcagctgctCCAGTGTTAATCCGGAGTTACCCCCGACTgcagtggggtcagggctggTTCTGACCCAGGGGAGGAATGTGGATTTACACCGGATGAGGTCTGACACCCTCTCCCCGGGTCTTTACTTCCTCCCCCCGGCAGCTCCAGGAATACGAGCAGCGCCTGGCGTGGTACGAGGCCAAGCTGCAGAACGCCAGCCGccggctgcagctgctggaggcGGGCGACCTGACCCCCACCGAGCTGGACTTCCAGGAGCTGCGGAAGGAGATCGGCGAGATGGAGTCCTTCGTGGGCCACCTCCGCTCCTCCCTCAACGGGAGCGACACCACGGTGGAGGTGGTGCACCGGGAGGTGAGCGTCTCGTGGGCCGGAGTCTGGCAGGAAGGGCCCGGGCccccctggcagggctgggctcagatCCCGTGTGGATCAGACACAGGCTGGCCCGGGGGCGAGAGACGGACTGTGGGGGCGTTCGGGGCGACCCCTGATTCCCACCCGCGCTCAGACCCCCGGCTGGCCCtcgtgttgggggggagggattccCCGCAGCGTGGGGTGGCAGGAAGAACCAGCCAATTGCAAGCTGGGAAGGGTGCGTGTCACTTTCTCACTCCTCTTCTGCGGCCAATCGCTTCCTTTCCCGACACAGGCCACGCCCAGGGGACAATCCAGGTAAGCCCCGCCCCAGAGGAGGGTCCCACGCCGGAGCAGCCCCTGTCAGGGTGGGACTGATGCCATGAAGTGCCCTCAACACCGACCCCACCCTcctgggggctggcccggggccCACTGCCAGGCCGGCCTTCCCGGGCTGCAGCGGGGGTTGGGTCCCGCCCGCAGCAGGGAGAACtcagccccggcctctccccccaTGTGTGGAGCCCCACCAGAGCCATGCGGTCGCCTGCACACACACGGGTCAACACCTGCTCCCAGcgacgggctcaggctctcggcagacccaggcagcgtcacTGCGTCACTCACactcggggcagctccccccacccagcgatgggctcaggctccctgcagacccaggcagcgtcacTGCGTCACTCACactcggggcagctccccccacccagcgatgggctcaggctccctgcagacccaggcagcgtcacTGCGTCACTCACactcggggcagctccccccacccagcgatgggctcaggctccctgcagacccaggcagcgtcactcacactcagggcagctccccctgctcccagcgacgggctcaggctccctgcagacccaggcagcgtcactcacactcagggcagctccccccacccagcgacgggctcaggctccctgcagacccaggcagcgtcactcacactcagggcaactccctctgctcccagcgacaggctcaggctctcggcagacccaggcagcgtcactcacactcagggcagctccccctgctcccagcgacaggctcaggctctcggcagacccaggcagcatcactcacactcagggcagctccccctgctcccagcgacgggctcaggctccctgcagacccaggcagcgtcactcacactcagggcagctccccccacccagcaacgggctcaggctccctgcagacccaggcagcgtcgCTGCGTCACTCACactcggggcagctccccccacccagcgacgggctcaggctccctgcagacccaggcagcgtcactcacactcggggcagctccccccacccagcgacgggctcaggctccctgcagacccaggcagtgtTGCTCCGTTGGTTCTGctcaagtcacattttcaagcttttcctcGCAAGCGCCAGGGCTAGAAATGTaattccccccctccacccccccccacagacaggCAAAGTTACACCAAAGGGTTAACCTCCGCGTACCCGATTCATTCCTCATCGGGGTCAGGTCCATGTTCAAAGAGCCTGGCTGACGATCCTGCCTTGCCGGCTGGGCAGCCCCCTCTGCGGAGGCCCCGTTTCTAGGCCCCTGTCCCCTTTGGGGCGAGTCTCTGGTGCTGGTGCGCGGTGGGAGAgctcggccggggccggggccggggccgggccgagTTCGCTCCGTGGCTGTCGGGAGGAGAAGTCCTGTTTCTCCAGGGACGGGCCGCACACCGTCCTGCTGCTACTGAGAACGAGAAACGCGCTGGCGGGGCCGTTGGCCGGAGCCTGGCGGCCCGAGGGCAGGGCCCCCTGGGACCCGGCAGGATTCCCGCCCTCTCGACAGCCTCCTCCATGGCCCGGGGGAGCCTgcgctgctctgccccctccccgcagaCGGCTCCAGCCTGACGCCGGCAAACCCtgcgccctgcagccccctcgcCCCGGGCGCCCTTGACTCCCGCCCCGTGTCTTGGTCTTTCAGCTCTTTCTGACTTTCTGCCGCCCCACCAACTACGTCCTGCCCTTCGTCAATGTCCGGGGCAAGTCCCTCATCGACCGGCGCTGGAACTGCCCCCTCATCTACCTGCTGCGCCGGACCCAGCGGGCCCGGGCCTGCGAGCTCCTGGCCGCCCCCCAGTGGCGGGGCGAGCCCAGGGAGGACTACGTCATCCTGGCCCCCCGGCGCTGGGACAGGAGGTCTCACAAGAGGTCCTTCGCCTGCTGGAAGCCGCAGTGAGCCGCCAGCCGGCCGGGCCCCAGGGCGGAAGGGTGAGGCTGGCACAGGGGGACGGGGATCCTCGCCCCCCCGGAGGCCATCGGCCACCCGCCCACGGGCTCGGACGCCCCCCGAATCTGCTGCCGAGCTCGTCAAGTGGAGCTGAGCTTCCCGCCACCCGCTCTCCCCGTGTGGCACCCGGCCCTGGAAATCCAGGAAGGGTTAATCGGTGCCAGTGATTGACAgttgcctctccctttgtccCGCCCCCCGGGGGGCGTGGCATAGTTTTGGCCACACCCCAAGGCTTGGCGGGCTCTGGCGACTCCCAGGCGGCCGCGAAGTCGTTCCCgggcctggctgcagcagggaaaCGTGACCCCACCGCCAGGGTCCAGCTGCCACTGAAATCCCGAACTCCCCCAGGAGTCCCAGCGCTGGACGACCCTGTCGTGGGCTACACCCAGCCGGGGCCAATGCGGCCCCAAGGCGGCCTCCCCGTGAAAgtgcccatgctctgcccccatccccccgctgCCTGCATGTCCCCTGGCGCCGTCCCAGCGTCCCGTTAGCCGCGGCCAAAGAAACAAACTGCAATAAAAACGTTCCTATTTCACCATCCTCCGTGGTCTCGCTGGCCGAGTTCATTTCCGAGCCTCGGGCGGGACGCGCTCAAACACGCGTGCGACCCCCGCGGGGATCGCCCGGCACAGCGGCCAGCGTGGGCTGAGCACCCGGACACATGTCCCGGGACAGCCATCTCCGAAATGGGACGGTCCTGGGAGCGCCTGGCCAGGCGGGGACGCCAGCCAGCACAGCACTGGGGCCGGCACCAGGGCCGAGCTGTGCAAATACCGGATATTTGGGTTCTCTGAAGAACAGTCGTTTTGCGTCGAACTGAAAACAAATCGTTTTGTGCTGTTTGGTGCATCGAAAagttgtgcgggggggggggagttatttGGGGTTGAACGAAACGTTTTGCTTGTTCCCCTTTCGTTTCGTTTTGGGGCCTTTTTAACCCTTTGCCGTGGGGCGCGGGGTAAGTTAGAGCGAAGGCTGGTTCTCAACAGAGAGGCCCGTTGAAACCCCCAAACACGACCCAGGCTGGGCGGCTCGGAATTGTttcggggtcggggggggggtttCCAGCTGAAACAATTTGGCGAAACTGATGCAAATTCACGAAATGTTTTGGCGttttgccaaatctgcatttttttccctAGAAAAAAGTTTGGGACCCAATTTCCCCCCCAGCTCTTGTGGGGATTTGGGCCACGGGCTGGGGCCACTAGACGCCTTCCCAGCTATTCTCCAGGCTGGGTTTCCCTGTCCCCCCTGCTTCAGAGTTCGGGGGGACGTGGCCACGAGGCGCCGGAGGGCGACTATCTGGAGCGTGTCCTGGAGCGTGACCTGGAGTTACTGGCTAAGCGAGGGGGCCGGCCGGGGACAGGACATTTTTGGTGACATTTGGCTGGGTGGAAAACTGCTCCGAGCTCGCCGCTGTCAGAGCCGCTGCTCTGGGGCGGGGGCGTCCGACGGAGCTGGCTGGCTAAGGGGGCACCgggcagggcgggaggctgggcacCGGGGGGATCCAGCGAGGGGGTGCCTGGAGCCCTGCTTCCGCCGGAGCGGGGCGCCCAGGCCCCGTGGGGAAGGGCTGACGCTTGCCCTGTTCCTTGCAGCTCCAGAACATGTCGGTCACCGTGAGCGCCCTGGAGTCCTACGACAAGCACCACGTGGTGGCCATGAGGCGGGAGCTGACCGCGCTCCGGCAGCGCTTGGCGGAGTGTCAGAAGGACAAGCCCCTGCTGGGACGGCAGCCGCCGATGGGTGAGTCCCTCCCAGGGGCGCTCGCTGGGCTGGGGGTTCCGGGGCCCCTCGAGGGGGCACAGCCCCATGGTTCGGGCTCTTGGCTTGGGCCCCGGCGCTGCCCCAGAGCCCCCGTGTGACCTACAAGGCACCgcgtcgctctgtgcctcagggtCCCGTCTGAGGAGTGGGGCTagcagccctggctgcccccccggGGGAGCTGTGAGGGGCTCAGACGCTGAGGGGCTGCGGGCCAGACGGAAAGAGGAGGCCGAGGAGGATGGAGATGaagggaggcagggagagtgtCAGCAAATCCAGGGCTTTCAGACACGGCTCAGGGGCCAGCAGGGGAGGCTGGTTTCCTCTGAATCGTTTCACCCACTGGTTGGCCTGAATCCCACTCCTGTCAGAGCCGGcagtgaacccaggagtcctggctcccagctccaaccactagaccccactcccctcccagtgccggggagagaacccaggagtcctggctcccaggcccccctgctctaacccaccagcccccactcccctcccagagctgggagagaacccaggagtcctggctccccgccccacTCTCACCACTGGATCCCCCTATCTAACCCATGtgactccccatccccccaggcaCGTGTGACCACCAGGGGATCTGGCGCATCGGCAAGCCCACGGTGGTGCAGCTGAACTGGCGGGGCGCGAGCTACaaggccggggcctggggcaaggaGTCGGCCCTGCGCGCCGGGCGGAAGGAGCGCTACTGGGTGGCCCCCCTGAACCTGGACGGCCGGCGGCTGGACTCGGTGCGTCTCTACGGCTCCTAccaggacctgctgctggcccggAACCCCACGGACCAGCTGATCACGGGCTTCgggcagggggccgggccggcgcTCTACAACGGCTCCTTCTACTACAACTGCTACAACGCGCGGGAGCTCTGCCGCCTGGACCTGGAGAGCGGGGCCGTCGACCGCAAGGCGGTGCCCAACGCCACCTTCAACAACCGCTTCTCCTACGCGGGCACCAGCTGGCAGGGCCTCGACCTGGCCGCCGACGAGCGCGGGCTCTGGGTGCTCTACGCCACCGAGCGCAGCGAGGGCGACATCGTCATCGGCCGCCTCAGCCCCGGCTCGCTGGCCCTGGAGAAGACCTGGCAGACCTCCCAGTACAAGCCGGCGGCCACCAACGCCTTCATGGTGTGCGGGGTGCTGTACGCCACCCGGGCGATCAGCACCCGCCGCGAGGAGATCTTCTACGCCTACGACACCCGCACCGGCCGGGAGAGCCGCCTCAGCCTGCCGCTGGACAAGGTGACGGACGTCGTGCGGTCGCTGAGCTACAACCCCACTGACCACAAGCTCTACGTCTTCAGCGATGGCTACCAGCTTCGCTACGACGTCCTCTTCCGGCCCTAGTGCCCGGCCGCACGGCCAGCTCCCGGCGCGGGCCGGCCTCCCgcctcctccagcccagcctccTCCGTTCCTCCATCCCCCTCCGCCTCTTCCGTTCCGCCATCCTCGTCCAGCTCAGCCTTCTCTGTTCCTCCATCCTCCTCCGGCCCAGCCTCCTCCGTTCCTCCATCCCCCTCCGCCTCCTCCGTTCCTCCATCCCCTTCCCGCCTCCTCCGTTCCGCCATCCTCTTCCAGCTCAGCCTTCTCCGTTCCTCcatccccttcccacctcctccgTTCCTCCATCCCCTTCCCGCCTCCTCCGTTCCTCCATCCCCTTCCCGCCTCCTCCGTTCCTCCATCCTCCTCCGGCCCAGCCTTCTCCGTTCCGCCATCCCCCTCCGCCTCCTCCGTTCCTCCATCCCCCTTCGGCCCAGCCTTCTCCGTTCCGCCATCCCCCTCCGCCTCCTCCGTTCCTCTATCCCCTTCCCGCCTTCTCCGTTCCTCCATCCCCCTCCGGCCCAGCCTTCTCCGTTCCTCCATCCCCTTCCCGCCTCCTTTCCCCCCTTTCATTCGCCCGCAagctcccatccccccttccctttcccccccacctccttcccccccttccctgccccttgctGCCCGGATCCTTCCACTCCTTCctgccctcttccccagccactgCCCGGCTTCCTCCTCTCCCACCTCCAGCTGCATCACTAGAGCCaaccaatgtgatttttttttctcttaaaccTCTTGGCTAGAGCTAAGTTTGCTCAAGGGCCGAGGGAGATTCCCCCTCCCGGCTCCCggactctgcctcctgccccgaTCGggtttctgcccccccccccccatgcaatgCAAGCGCGGGTGGGGCTGCGATCTCGGCTCCCGATCCCCCTTTACCCTAAGTCCCCTGCCCACGGCTGGATTGGGGCAAAGGGACCAGAACGGACAATCAGACCTTTGGGGTTTCCGGGTCATTGTTCTCTTGGGTTTCCATTCATCCCATTGCCTCACTGGCGTTACAGCCAGGACCAGTTGGGCTCCCGGGATTGGGGGTTAGCGATTCCGCTTCTCTTGCGTTTTCTGAGGCCCCACCGGAGCCTGATTTTGCCTAGAACTTCCCGGTAGCGAATAAACGTGATCATGTGACCGCAGCCCCCGTTTGTGGTGTCACTCAGAGCAGTAACCGAGCGCCGCGCccagggccggggagggatggTCCCTGCGTCTCGCGCACGGCGCAGGCCAGTGCCCCTCGCCTGCCCAGCGTGGGGGCCGGGTTGGGTTAAAGCCACTGGCCGTCCTGCCACTGGGCCAGGCGGCGCGGTGAGTCGTGCAGGGCTGCATTGCCGGAGCAAACCAAACACACCCTGGCTCGGCACTAACAATAAATCCCCCAGGGCTCGGCCAATGGGAAATGCACTAAGAATAAATCCCCCAGGGCTCGGCCAATGGGAAATGCACTAAGAATAAATCCCCCAGGGCTTGGCCAATGGGAAATGCACTAAGAATAAATCCCCCCGGGGCTCGGCCAATGGGAAATGCACTAAGAATAAATCCCCCCGGGGCTCGGCCAATGGGAAATGCACTAACAATAAATCCCCCCGGGGCTCGGCCAATGGGAAATGCACTAAGAATAAATCCCCCCGGGGCTCGGCCAATGGGAAATGCACTAACAATAAATCCCCCCGGGGCTCGGCCAATGGGAAATGCACCAACAACAAATCCCCCAGGGCTCAGCCAATGGGAAATGCACCAACAACAAATCCCCCAGGGCTCAGCCAATGGGAAATGCACTAACAATAAATACCACCACCCCCGGGCTCAGCCAATGGGA from Mauremys mutica isolate MM-2020 ecotype Southern chromosome 15, ASM2049712v1, whole genome shotgun sequence includes the following:
- the LOC123349787 gene encoding olfactomedin-like → MATIVLALFLAGCPLLRWTAASAVQNLSSVMDASGHCVCTVILPDDTFPLRRIELLETSARNLTLRVQREMEKLQEYEQRLAWYEAKLQNASRRLQLLEAGDLTPTELDFQELRKEIGEMESFVGHLRSSLNGSDTTVEVVHRELQNMSVTVSALESYDKHHVVAMRRELTALRQRLAECQKDKPLLGRQPPMGTCDHQGIWRIGKPTVVQLNWRGASYKAGAWGKESALRAGRKERYWVAPLNLDGRRLDSVRLYGSYQDLLLARNPTDQLITGFGQGAGPALYNGSFYYNCYNARELCRLDLESGAVDRKAVPNATFNNRFSYAGTSWQGLDLAADERGLWVLYATERSEGDIVIGRLSPGSLALEKTWQTSQYKPAATNAFMVCGVLYATRAISTRREEIFYAYDTRTGRESRLSLPLDKVTDVVRSLSYNPTDHKLYVFSDGYQLRYDVLFRP